The following are encoded together in the Streptomyces tsukubensis genome:
- the crgA gene encoding cell division protein CrgA: MPKSRIRKKADYTPPPSATKQAQPIKLTNRSWVAPVMLAMFLIGLAWIVIFYVTDGSLPIDPLGNWNIVVGFGFIAAGFGVSTQWK; encoded by the coding sequence GTGCCGAAGTCACGTATCCGCAAGAAGGCCGATTACACCCCGCCGCCCTCGGCGACGAAGCAGGCGCAGCCCATAAAGCTGACCAACCGGAGCTGGGTGGCCCCGGTCATGCTGGCGATGTTCCTGATCGGCCTCGCGTGGATCGTCATCTTCTACGTGACCGACGGAAGCCTGCCCATCGACCCGCTCGGCAACTGGAACATCGTGGTCGGCTTCGGTTTCATCGCCGCCGGATTCGGTGTCTCCACGCAGTGGAAGTAG